The following are from one region of the Paraglaciecola sp. L1A13 genome:
- a CDS encoding histidine phosphatase family protein → MASIYLIRHGQASFGKDDYDCLSRLGEQQAAHLGVDLSRRGIQFDKVISGGMLRHQQTANSCLRSMQANQSVVSQMTVNADWNEYDHQDILAQLNPDFANANGIKNHLKQQQKPNFALQVLLDSAFSRWISNDYVDDYNESWCAYQTRIRQALQTTVEQAGDAKNIAVFSSGGPIALLSQLLLNVPAKNLMDVNWTLVNCGISKIIISSKGQILSTLNEHTAFEGHHRHLITYK, encoded by the coding sequence ATGGCTAGTATATATTTGATCAGGCATGGACAAGCGTCATTTGGCAAAGATGATTACGATTGCCTTTCAAGACTTGGGGAGCAACAAGCGGCTCATTTAGGCGTTGATTTGTCGCGCCGTGGTATACAGTTTGACAAAGTCATTAGCGGTGGCATGCTACGTCATCAACAGACTGCCAATAGCTGCTTAAGAAGTATGCAGGCTAATCAGAGCGTTGTCAGTCAAATGACAGTGAATGCTGATTGGAACGAGTATGACCATCAAGATATTTTAGCTCAGCTTAATCCTGATTTTGCTAACGCGAACGGTATAAAAAATCATTTAAAACAACAACAAAAACCTAACTTCGCTTTACAAGTCTTACTCGATAGCGCTTTTTCCCGCTGGATAAGCAATGACTACGTAGATGATTACAATGAATCTTGGTGTGCCTATCAAACTCGTATTCGACAAGCCTTACAAACCACAGTTGAACAAGCTGGTGATGCAAAAAACATTGCGGTTTTTAGTTCAGGTGGTCCGATTGCACTATTGAGTCAGTTGCTATTAAACGTCCCGGCTAAAAACTTAATGGATGTAAACTGGACCTTGGTGAATTGCGGGATCAGTAAAATCATTATCAGTAGTAAAGGACAAATATTGTCGACTTTAAATGAACACACTGCCTTCGAGGGGCATCATCGCCACCTTATTACTTACAAATAA
- a CDS encoding SDR family oxidoreductase: MTRKNIVITGASSGLGKGMAIEFAKMGRNLGLCARRVERLDELKAELLAINPNIQVFIRALDVDDHPQVFEVIKGFAQDMGGLDRVIVNAGMGKGASIGTGYFHANKQTAITNFVSALAQCEVSMEIFREQNAGHLVTISSVSAVRGARRAMTVYAATKAALTSMSEGIRIDVMHTPIKVTTIHPGFIQSEINEKVKAVPFIVDTETGCKAMVRAIEKEVDSSFVPTWPWALFRYIARIAPLSLLAKMS, from the coding sequence ATGACAAGAAAAAATATAGTAATCACTGGCGCCAGTTCAGGATTGGGCAAAGGGATGGCAATTGAGTTTGCCAAAATGGGGCGAAATTTAGGCCTGTGCGCCAGACGCGTAGAACGGCTCGACGAACTAAAAGCTGAATTACTGGCTATTAATCCAAACATTCAGGTGTTTATTCGCGCATTGGATGTAGATGATCATCCGCAAGTGTTTGAGGTAATTAAAGGTTTCGCCCAAGATATGGGCGGTTTAGATAGAGTCATAGTCAATGCTGGCATGGGAAAAGGCGCTTCAATCGGCACGGGATATTTCCACGCGAATAAACAGACCGCTATCACTAACTTCGTCTCCGCTCTCGCGCAATGCGAAGTCAGTATGGAAATTTTCCGCGAGCAAAATGCCGGTCACTTGGTCACCATATCTTCTGTGAGTGCGGTGCGCGGAGCTCGCCGAGCGATGACAGTATATGCTGCAACTAAAGCGGCTTTAACATCTATGTCAGAAGGTATTCGAATCGATGTTATGCATACTCCGATAAAGGTGACAACTATTCATCCTGGCTTTATTCAAAGTGAAATCAACGAAAAAGTGAAAGCAGTGCCATTTATTGTTGATACCGAAACGGGTTGTAAAGCAATGGTCCGAGCAATTGAAAAAGAAGTTGATAGTAGCTTTGTACCCACTTGGCCTTGGGCGTTATTTCGCTATATTGCCCGTATCGCGCCGCTTAGCCTGTTAGCTAAAATGAGTTAA
- a CDS encoding LysR family transcriptional regulator, protein MADIHALKKLDLNLLKVFESLYVEQNMTRTADVLHITPSAVSHAIKRLRECLGDPLFQRSNNRMLPTPACQRMAPLIIDNLTRLRQIMQHWGEFQPLTSEHHFRIGMHYALEPSILPALTTRLALMAPNVTFSSVKVDRVTLTRDLSAGHMDLALDVALPIKSPVQHQKLIDDEFCVLMRKQHPLTKSMNIKMYFDAKHIGVSNRSSGASVEDLSFQQLGMSRKVVIRCQNYYAAKSMVANSDNLLTLPRRLAEHLSQDDVELIDLPIKIAPISTHLYWHKNTEQDSALDWLRSLFKGIFED, encoded by the coding sequence ATGGCAGACATACATGCCCTTAAAAAGCTCGACTTAAATTTACTCAAAGTCTTCGAAAGCTTATACGTAGAGCAGAATATGACGCGTACTGCTGACGTGCTACATATCACGCCATCTGCGGTCAGTCATGCGATTAAGCGTTTGCGAGAATGTCTGGGTGATCCATTATTTCAGCGCAGTAATAACCGTATGCTGCCCACACCAGCATGCCAGAGAATGGCGCCGCTGATCATCGATAATCTCACGCGATTACGTCAAATTATGCAGCATTGGGGAGAATTTCAGCCATTGACCAGCGAGCATCACTTTAGAATCGGCATGCATTACGCGTTGGAGCCGAGTATTTTACCTGCCTTAACCACTCGATTGGCACTAATGGCCCCCAACGTAACGTTTTCGAGTGTGAAAGTTGACCGAGTAACGTTAACTCGAGATTTGAGTGCAGGACATATGGATTTGGCGTTAGATGTGGCCTTGCCGATTAAATCACCTGTACAGCATCAGAAGCTTATTGATGATGAATTCTGTGTCTTGATGCGTAAACAGCACCCTTTAACCAAGTCGATGAACATTAAAATGTATTTCGATGCCAAACATATCGGCGTGTCTAATCGCTCAAGCGGTGCATCCGTAGAAGATCTATCGTTTCAGCAGCTGGGGATGTCACGCAAAGTTGTGATCCGATGCCAGAATTATTATGCAGCTAAAAGCATGGTCGCTAATTCAGACAACTTACTAACCTTACCTCGCCGCCTGGCTGAACATCTCAGTCAAGATGATGTTGAATTAATTGACTTACCGATAAAGATCGCGCCAATTTCGACACATCTTTATTGGCATAAAAATACCGAGCAAGACTCAGCACTTGATTGGCTAAGGTCGTTATTTAAAGGCATTTTCGAAGACTAA
- a CDS encoding GntR family transcriptional regulator, translating into MQQTKIDSLYIQLKRDIVQGELPQGQALKQTQLAMRYGVSRIPIRDTLQRLKNEGWLSSHGKSSVMISPLNANDAEDLYLMRLHIEPMLLAHAIPNTNFETLGKAKDILLQLQTSEQRDILQQGELNWQFHRCLYLPAQRVALFETVAQLHRLCGRYIGFQEMELDYLSHSQDEHKALLTAISAQDIQEANRVLSEHIRTAGEQLVNYLRLSV; encoded by the coding sequence ATGCAGCAAACCAAAATCGATAGCCTGTATATCCAGCTGAAGCGAGATATTGTTCAGGGTGAACTACCCCAAGGCCAAGCGCTTAAACAGACTCAGCTAGCTATGCGCTATGGTGTTAGCCGCATTCCTATACGAGATACCCTTCAACGACTAAAAAATGAAGGGTGGTTAAGTAGCCACGGAAAGTCCAGTGTGATGATCAGCCCGTTGAACGCCAATGACGCAGAAGACTTGTACCTTATGCGACTACATATAGAGCCTATGCTGCTTGCCCATGCGATCCCCAATACCAACTTTGAAACACTCGGCAAAGCTAAAGATATATTGCTGCAACTTCAAACTAGTGAGCAGCGTGACATATTGCAGCAAGGCGAATTAAATTGGCAGTTTCATCGCTGTTTGTATTTGCCAGCTCAGCGCGTTGCTTTATTTGAAACAGTGGCTCAATTACATCGATTGTGTGGGCGTTATATCGGCTTTCAGGAAATGGAACTTGATTATTTGTCCCACAGTCAGGACGAACATAAGGCACTGTTGACTGCAATTTCAGCGCAGGATATCCAAGAAGCCAACAGAGTACTCAGCGAGCACATTCGCACAGCGGGCGAACAATTAGTCAACTATCTTCGCCTTTCTGTGTAA
- a CDS encoding phosphotransferase family protein — protein MGKHINERAATDQAGSVRQGEELNLESLLPWLVAHIPHLNGTPAVTQYTGGASNWTYCLSFENSTGKNSDVILRRGPVGTKAKGAHDMGREYRLQAALKPVYQYVPEMLAHCEDEAVIGAEFYVMEKLNGIIPRKNMPRDLSLSPHQTQTLCKNALDCLIELHKVDYQAANLSHIAKGSGYTQRQIDGWVGRFQKARTWNVPKANYICDWLKANIPDNEHICLTHNDFRFDNLVLDAQKPTQIIGVLDWELATLGDPLMDLGNSLAYWVQANDDRLAKSTRRQPTHLSGMYSRHEVIDYYLGQTGFKVDNFAFYEVYGLFRLAAIAQQIYYRYHHKQTNNPAFKNIWFFVHYLMWQCRQAIKGKR, from the coding sequence ATGGGGAAACATATAAATGAACGAGCTGCCACCGACCAAGCTGGCAGCGTTCGTCAAGGAGAAGAACTTAATCTTGAGTCTCTTCTCCCTTGGCTTGTTGCCCATATACCGCATTTAAACGGTACACCCGCTGTAACGCAATATACAGGTGGTGCTTCTAACTGGACTTATTGCCTGTCTTTTGAAAACTCTACGGGCAAAAATAGCGACGTTATTTTGCGTCGAGGACCTGTTGGTACAAAGGCTAAAGGCGCCCACGACATGGGCAGAGAATACCGCTTACAAGCGGCGCTTAAGCCTGTATATCAATACGTGCCTGAGATGTTGGCACATTGCGAAGATGAAGCGGTGATAGGTGCAGAATTTTACGTAATGGAAAAACTCAACGGCATCATCCCCCGTAAAAATATGCCCAGGGATTTATCATTATCGCCCCATCAAACCCAAACACTATGTAAAAATGCACTGGACTGCCTGATAGAATTGCATAAGGTTGACTATCAAGCGGCGAATCTGAGTCATATAGCGAAAGGAAGCGGTTATACACAGCGCCAAATTGACGGCTGGGTTGGCCGGTTTCAAAAAGCACGAACTTGGAATGTCCCTAAAGCAAATTACATTTGTGATTGGCTCAAAGCCAACATTCCTGATAACGAACACATTTGCTTAACTCACAACGATTTTCGTTTTGACAATTTAGTATTGGATGCTCAAAAGCCGACTCAAATTATTGGCGTGCTAGACTGGGAGCTTGCCACCCTTGGTGACCCGCTTATGGATTTGGGCAATAGTCTAGCCTACTGGGTGCAGGCAAATGACGATCGACTGGCGAAATCGACTCGTCGACAACCTACACATTTATCCGGTATGTATTCGCGTCATGAAGTAATCGATTATTATCTGGGTCAGACAGGCTTTAAAGTCGACAACTTTGCATTTTACGAAGTTTACGGACTGTTTAGATTAGCTGCCATCGCTCAACAAATTTACTATCGATATCACCATAAACAAACGAATAACCCTGCATTTAAAAACATTTGGTTCTTCGTTCATTATTTGATGTGGCAATGCCGACAGGCTATCAAAGGAAAGCGTTAG
- a CDS encoding acyl-CoA dehydrogenase family protein, giving the protein MDFAHSQKTQDYIARVKAFMDEHIYPVEEQIYRETEELNPTGDWTKWQIHPFIEALKKKAQEAGLWNLFLPDDKLGKGLTTLEYAPLAEEMGRVLFASEIFNCNAPDTGNMEVLYHFGNEYQQNKWLKPLLAGEIRSVFGMTEPDVASSDATNMEATVEVDGDELVLNGKKWWSTGLGHPNAKITIFMALSNPENDKHSQHSMVIVPLDTPGVEIKRMLSAYGDFDAPSGHGEMHFTNVRVPKENLLVGLGKGFAIAQGRLGPGRIHHCMRAIGGAEKALELAMKRSLSRTAFGRPLIKLGGNGERIAQARIAIHQARLMTLHAAWKIDDVGVKNAMTEISAIKVAVPKMLQDVVDMSVQLHGGAGMSSDFPLARFAAGARALRLADGPDEVHMGMVTRLELKKYL; this is encoded by the coding sequence ATGGATTTTGCTCATAGCCAAAAAACTCAGGATTACATTGCACGCGTCAAAGCCTTTATGGATGAACATATTTACCCAGTGGAAGAGCAAATCTACCGTGAGACCGAAGAACTGAACCCTACCGGCGATTGGACAAAATGGCAGATACACCCCTTTATTGAAGCGTTAAAAAAGAAAGCGCAAGAAGCAGGCTTATGGAACTTATTCTTACCTGACGATAAGTTAGGTAAAGGCTTAACAACATTAGAGTACGCACCACTCGCCGAAGAAATGGGACGCGTGTTATTCGCCTCTGAAATATTTAACTGCAATGCCCCTGACACGGGCAATATGGAAGTGCTTTATCATTTCGGTAACGAGTACCAACAAAACAAATGGCTTAAACCTTTATTAGCTGGCGAAATCCGTTCGGTATTCGGTATGACAGAGCCTGATGTAGCCTCATCTGATGCCACTAATATGGAAGCGACTGTAGAAGTAGACGGTGACGAACTGGTATTAAATGGTAAAAAATGGTGGTCAACTGGTCTAGGCCATCCTAATGCAAAAATCACCATTTTTATGGCGTTATCAAATCCTGAAAATGATAAGCATAGCCAGCATAGTATGGTGATCGTGCCTCTTGATACTCCAGGCGTTGAAATCAAACGTATGCTGAGCGCCTATGGTGACTTCGATGCGCCATCTGGTCATGGTGAAATGCACTTTACCAATGTGCGCGTTCCAAAAGAAAACTTGCTAGTGGGTTTGGGGAAAGGTTTCGCGATTGCACAAGGACGCTTAGGACCGGGTCGAATTCATCATTGCATGCGCGCTATTGGTGGTGCTGAAAAAGCCTTGGAGTTGGCAATGAAACGCAGCTTAAGTCGTACCGCATTTGGCAGACCGTTAATTAAACTAGGCGGCAATGGCGAACGCATTGCACAGGCACGTATTGCTATTCATCAAGCGCGCCTAATGACACTGCACGCGGCGTGGAAAATAGACGACGTTGGGGTGAAAAATGCCATGACTGAAATCTCCGCGATAAAAGTAGCGGTGCCTAAAATGTTGCAAGATGTGGTGGATATGTCAGTGCAATTGCATGGTGGTGCCGGAATGAGCAGTGACTTCCCACTGGCTAGATTCGCTGCTGGCGCCCGCGCTTTACGCTTAGCTGATGGCCCTGACGAAGTACATATGGGCATGGTTACCCGTCTAGAATTGAAGAAATATCTATAA
- a CDS encoding ammonium transporter, protein MQDVTSATELLVQSSNTYFLLIGAIMVFAMHAGFAFLEVGTVRHKNQVNALVKIITDFGVSCVAYFFIGYWIAYDTSFYSSARELTANNGYDLVKFFFLMTFAAAIPAIISGGIAERAKFNPFLLASAIIVALIYPFFEGIVWNGNYGVQDWITRTTGSPFHDFAGSVVVHAIGGWLAFVAVFFLGLRNGRVKDNKLIAFAPSNIPFLALGTWILCIGWFGFNVMSAQTLDGISGLVAMNSLMAMAGGIIAALLFGKNDPGFVHNGPLAGLVAICAGSDIVHPIGALVVGVVAGWLFVTLFTFIQRSKKLDDVLGVWPLHGLCGAWGGIAAGIFGSESLGGLGGVSIAAQVIGTVGGILVALVGGVVVYGTINMTLGLRLTNEEEYVGADLTIHRIGSTNHD, encoded by the coding sequence ATGCAAGATGTCACTAGCGCCACCGAGTTATTGGTGCAAAGTTCTAATACCTATTTTTTATTGATCGGTGCGATTATGGTTTTCGCCATGCATGCAGGTTTCGCATTTTTAGAAGTCGGCACCGTTCGCCATAAAAATCAAGTCAACGCCTTAGTTAAGATTATCACCGATTTTGGTGTATCTTGTGTCGCTTACTTTTTTATCGGTTATTGGATAGCTTACGACACCTCATTTTATAGTAGCGCCCGGGAACTAACAGCCAACAATGGCTATGACCTAGTGAAGTTTTTCTTCTTGATGACGTTCGCTGCTGCCATTCCAGCTATTATTTCAGGCGGTATAGCAGAGCGCGCTAAATTCAATCCATTTTTATTGGCTTCTGCGATTATCGTCGCGCTGATTTATCCCTTCTTTGAGGGCATAGTATGGAATGGGAACTATGGCGTGCAGGACTGGATTACGCGAACCACAGGCTCACCCTTTCACGATTTTGCGGGCTCGGTTGTAGTACATGCAATCGGCGGTTGGTTAGCATTCGTGGCAGTGTTCTTCTTAGGGCTACGAAACGGCCGGGTGAAGGACAACAAATTGATTGCTTTCGCGCCTTCAAATATTCCCTTTCTAGCCTTGGGCACTTGGATTTTATGCATAGGTTGGTTCGGCTTTAACGTTATGTCGGCACAGACTCTGGACGGTATCAGTGGTTTAGTCGCTATGAACTCACTTATGGCAATGGCGGGTGGCATTATTGCGGCCTTGTTGTTCGGTAAGAATGACCCAGGTTTTGTGCATAATGGTCCTTTAGCGGGCTTAGTCGCTATATGTGCAGGCTCAGATATCGTGCATCCTATTGGCGCATTAGTTGTCGGTGTGGTCGCCGGTTGGTTATTTGTGACCTTATTTACTTTTATTCAGCGCAGTAAAAAACTGGATGATGTATTGGGTGTCTGGCCATTGCATGGATTATGTGGCGCGTGGGGAGGCATAGCTGCAGGTATTTTTGGCAGCGAGAGTCTAGGCGGTTTAGGTGGTGTCAGCATAGCAGCGCAAGTCATTGGCACAGTCGGTGGGATCCTAGTGGCGTTGGTTGGCGGTGTCGTAGTTTACGGTACAATCAATATGACATTGGGACTACGCTTAACTAATGAAGAAGAATACGTAGGTGCCGATTTAACGATTCACCGTATCGGATCCACCAACCACGATTAG
- a CDS encoding S8 family serine peptidase: MKNSVFYKFALYTVSFLYLLIGANSAAIELTAVDRTSNVLDSKQRELLVEKLQQSDSVRVIIELNIESSVAVSTTHSDTEQSDANVQQIISAQASLQATLDQSGAQLTHSFTHLPMAVYEIDMRALLLLEQSKLVKSIQVDQIRQPTLTQSNNIIGSEAAYDIGANGAGQTVAILDSGIESSHPFLNGKVKSEACFSTNRSNGFSESVCPSGNNDEIADGAAQACNFSGCYHGTHVAGIVAGNSDSLHGVAKNADIIAIQVFSKILDSSYCDGSPPCLGAYDSDVIQGLERVYTLRNTYSIPSVNISLGAGGYLSQSACDLDNRSYATAVSKLNDAGIAVVIAAGNNGYSNKVSAPGCVTNAISVGATTDSDSVASFSNRASYLTLLAPGTSINSSVPGAKYSTLQGTSMAAPHVAGAFAALASLENKPDKQQMLGALLNTAKAVDSGALTFGRIALGAAAQNLMPEPEIDQQLSIRLTVDNSEALYFNGVLLGESDNWQNSKLYNVNVTQVNNVLAVKAMDVDGLAALLAQLELAGQPLYSDENWKVSTEYTEGWQQTDFDDSQWQAATTYGYYGVWPWYKKVKWWPSTSEAQWLWSDERYDDDTVYFRYHIAASSEPTLDPVAIETIALAEGQVSEAYSIMLAARGGSESFVWSLSNGTLPNGINLDAQSGELAGTPNEAGDFTFTVQVSDTAGTQDEQTFTLSIASAPVTSEMATITISVDNFEDTFFNGVFLGSSTNWMYAKSYTVELVSGRNVLAIKAQDVDGIAALIAKVETELGVIVSDTNWKVSTQTFDNWNTQSFDDSGWANAATYGSYGAQPWRSRVSGLNGSNGAQWIWSDDNDVDDLVYFRLVIERP, encoded by the coding sequence ATGAAAAATAGCGTTTTCTATAAATTCGCACTTTATACAGTAAGTTTTTTATATTTGCTCATCGGTGCAAACAGCGCAGCGATTGAGCTAACTGCAGTAGACAGAACAAGTAATGTACTTGATTCCAAGCAACGAGAATTGTTGGTTGAAAAGCTTCAGCAAAGCGACTCGGTGCGTGTCATTATTGAACTTAACATTGAATCAAGTGTTGCCGTATCCACAACGCACTCTGATACTGAGCAAAGTGATGCTAACGTTCAACAAATCATTAGTGCGCAAGCAAGTTTACAAGCAACGCTTGATCAATCAGGCGCACAACTGACCCATAGTTTTACACACCTACCCATGGCCGTGTATGAAATAGATATGCGTGCATTGTTACTTCTTGAGCAGAGCAAGCTGGTTAAAAGTATTCAAGTCGATCAAATTCGTCAACCAACCCTGACCCAGAGTAATAATATAATAGGTAGCGAAGCCGCTTATGATATAGGTGCAAATGGCGCAGGTCAGACGGTAGCTATACTCGACTCCGGTATTGAGTCGAGTCACCCTTTCTTAAATGGCAAAGTCAAATCAGAAGCGTGTTTTTCGACCAACCGTAGTAATGGATTTTCAGAATCAGTTTGTCCCAGCGGTAACAATGATGAAATTGCAGATGGTGCAGCGCAAGCTTGTAATTTCAGTGGTTGTTATCACGGTACTCATGTAGCAGGGATTGTTGCAGGTAATAGCGACAGCCTACATGGTGTTGCTAAAAATGCTGACATCATCGCTATTCAAGTCTTCTCAAAAATCCTTGATAGTAGCTATTGTGACGGGAGTCCGCCTTGTTTAGGTGCTTATGATTCTGACGTTATTCAAGGGTTAGAGCGGGTATATACCTTGCGAAACACCTACTCAATTCCTTCTGTAAACATTAGTTTAGGGGCAGGTGGCTATCTTAGTCAAAGTGCGTGTGATTTAGATAACCGTAGTTACGCTACAGCGGTCAGTAAATTGAACGATGCGGGTATCGCGGTGGTGATTGCCGCAGGTAACAATGGTTACAGCAACAAGGTAAGCGCACCGGGTTGTGTTACTAACGCTATCAGTGTTGGGGCGACCACAGATAGCGATAGCGTGGCGTCATTTAGTAATCGAGCGAGTTATTTAACACTACTGGCACCAGGTACGAGCATCAATTCTTCTGTGCCGGGTGCAAAATACTCTACCTTGCAAGGCACATCTATGGCAGCTCCCCATGTTGCAGGGGCGTTTGCTGCATTAGCGTCTTTGGAAAACAAACCAGATAAACAGCAAATGCTTGGAGCGTTATTAAATACGGCTAAAGCGGTTGACTCAGGCGCGTTAACATTTGGGCGTATAGCGCTGGGGGCTGCTGCACAAAATCTTATGCCTGAGCCTGAAATCGATCAACAACTGAGTATCCGCTTAACCGTAGATAATTCAGAAGCGTTATATTTTAACGGCGTGTTATTAGGTGAATCGGATAACTGGCAAAACAGTAAGTTGTATAACGTTAACGTTACACAAGTGAATAACGTCCTGGCGGTTAAAGCCATGGACGTCGATGGCTTAGCGGCATTGCTCGCTCAATTAGAGTTAGCAGGTCAGCCCCTATACAGTGATGAAAACTGGAAAGTGTCTACTGAATACACAGAAGGTTGGCAGCAAACGGATTTTGATGATAGCCAATGGCAGGCAGCCACAACTTATGGCTATTACGGCGTGTGGCCTTGGTACAAGAAAGTAAAATGGTGGCCCAGTACGAGTGAAGCTCAGTGGCTGTGGTCAGATGAACGTTATGACGACGATACTGTTTACTTTCGTTATCATATAGCGGCAAGCAGTGAACCTACCCTTGACCCAGTAGCTATTGAGACCATCGCTTTGGCTGAAGGGCAGGTGAGTGAAGCCTATTCCATTATGTTGGCTGCCCGTGGTGGAAGTGAGTCTTTTGTATGGTCACTAAGCAATGGTACTTTACCTAACGGGATTAACCTTGACGCCCAAAGTGGCGAGCTGGCTGGAACGCCTAATGAAGCAGGTGATTTTACCTTCACTGTTCAGGTGAGTGATACTGCGGGCACGCAAGACGAGCAAACCTTTACGCTGTCTATCGCTAGTGCGCCAGTTACATCGGAGATGGCAACAATCACCATTTCGGTTGATAATTTTGAAGACACTTTTTTTAATGGCGTATTCTTAGGCTCGTCAACCAACTGGATGTACGCTAAAAGTTATACGGTGGAACTGGTCTCTGGTCGAAACGTGTTAGCGATTAAGGCGCAGGATGTAGATGGAATTGCTGCACTTATCGCGAAGGTAGAAACTGAGCTAGGCGTTATTGTCAGCGACACTAACTGGAAAGTTTCTACCCAAACGTTTGATAATTGGAATACCCAAAGTTTTGATGATAGTGGTTGGGCTAATGCCGCTACATACGGATCTTACGGGGCTCAGCCGTGGCGCTCACGAGTGAGCGGACTGAATGGCTCCAATGGCGCCCAATGGATTTGGTCGGATGATAATGATGTAGATGATCTGGTGTATTTCAGGCTAGTGATTGAGCGCCCCTAA
- a CDS encoding benzoate/H(+) symporter BenE family transporter, with protein MKALLNDLNFSAISAGFIAVLVGFASAVAIVFQAAQAAGATHEMIVSWVWALGIGMGVGCFGLSWYYKRPIIIVWSTPGAALLATSLVGVSIEHAIGIFLFVAVLTLITGLTGWFDKLTRRIPLPLANAMLAGILLQFGLSIFSSFAAQPMLVGIMLISYFVAKRLAPRFSILLVLIIGTLYALYAEMFNASVLDITMAEPIWITPAFDFSLLLGVGIPLFIVTMTSQNLPGMAVLKSSGYGQQPISPIITTSGALNLILAPFGGFSFNLAAITAAICTSEESHPNPAKRYVAGLSAGIFNIIAGLGATAVVSLFAAFPVALIATLAGLALLGTIGASLYGSVYDQQYRDAAVLTFIITASGVSVFDISSAFWGLVVGMLTLMFSARPNQTAKI; from the coding sequence ATGAAAGCGCTGCTAAATGACCTGAACTTCTCCGCTATTAGTGCTGGGTTTATCGCTGTGCTTGTGGGTTTCGCCAGCGCCGTCGCGATTGTATTTCAAGCCGCCCAAGCAGCAGGCGCAACTCATGAAATGATAGTAAGTTGGGTTTGGGCCTTGGGAATAGGCATGGGAGTGGGTTGTTTTGGGTTGTCTTGGTATTACAAGCGACCCATTATAATTGTGTGGTCGACCCCGGGAGCGGCATTACTCGCCACCAGTCTAGTAGGCGTTAGTATCGAGCATGCCATTGGTATTTTCCTTTTTGTTGCTGTTTTAACGTTAATTACCGGCCTAACAGGTTGGTTTGACAAACTAACACGGCGTATTCCTCTACCATTAGCCAATGCAATGCTTGCCGGCATATTGCTGCAATTTGGCTTGTCTATTTTCAGTTCATTTGCTGCACAGCCCATGCTCGTGGGCATTATGCTAATAAGTTACTTCGTTGCTAAAAGACTGGCGCCACGATTTAGCATTCTTCTGGTGTTAATAATAGGAACTCTGTATGCGCTATATGCAGAAATGTTCAATGCCAGCGTATTAGATATAACAATGGCAGAACCTATTTGGATCACGCCAGCTTTTGATTTTTCACTTTTATTAGGTGTGGGGATACCGCTCTTTATTGTCACTATGACTTCGCAAAATCTGCCAGGTATGGCGGTGCTTAAATCCAGTGGCTACGGTCAGCAGCCAATCTCACCGATTATCACCACCAGTGGTGCATTAAATTTAATTTTAGCCCCATTTGGTGGGTTTAGTTTCAACTTAGCAGCTATTACTGCAGCGATATGTACCAGTGAAGAATCACATCCTAATCCGGCCAAGCGATATGTAGCTGGCTTATCTGCTGGCATTTTTAATATTATTGCCGGTCTGGGGGCCACAGCTGTGGTCAGTTTATTTGCAGCGTTTCCTGTAGCGTTAATTGCCACACTTGCGGGGCTAGCATTATTGGGCACCATTGGCGCTAGTTTATATGGGTCGGTATATGACCAACAATACCGAGATGCGGCCGTGTTAACCTTTATTATCACTGCGTCGGGTGTGTCAGTATTTGATATTTCGTCGGCTTTTTGGGGTTTGGTAGTCGGCATGCTAACGCTAATGTTCAGTGCAAGACCAAATCAAACAGCTAAAATTTAA